In one Elephas maximus indicus isolate mEleMax1 chromosome 9, mEleMax1 primary haplotype, whole genome shotgun sequence genomic region, the following are encoded:
- the LOC126083393 gene encoding interferon omega-1-like — translation MALLLSLLTALVVFSCGPAPSLGCDLPQNHTVASEKTVDLLDQMQRCPTFFCLDDRKDFRFPQEMVDGSQLQKAQAIAFLHEMLQQIFDLFRTMDSFAAWNTTLLNQLLNGLPEQQEDLETCFMQAMEEGKSVLPIEGPALAVKEYFEGIRFYLKEKEYSDCAWEFVRVEIRRSFSSSTALQERLRRKDGDMSSS, via the coding sequence ATGGCCCTCCTGCTCTCTTTActgacagccctggtggtgttcAGTTGTGGCCCTGCTCCATCTCTGGGTTGTGATCTGCCTCAAAACCACACCGTGGCTAGTGAGAAGACCGTTGACCTTCTGGACCAAATGCAGAGATGCCCCACTTTCTTCTGTCTGGATGACAGAAAGGACTTCAGGTTCCCCCAGGAGATGGTAGATGGCAGCCAGCTCCAGAAGGCCCAGGCCATCGCTTTCCTCCACGAGATGCTCCAGCAGATCTTTGACCTCTTCCGTACAATGGACTCCTTTGCTGCTTGGAACACTACCCTCCTGAACCAGCTCCTCAATGGGCTCCCTGAACAGCAGgaagacctggagacctgcttcatgCAGGCAATGGAAGAGGGAAAATCTGTCCTGCCCATTGAGGGCCCTGCACTGGCTGTGAAGGAGTACTTTGAGGGAATCCGTTTCTATCTGAAAGAGAAGGAATACAGTGACTGTGCCTGGGAATTTGTCAGAGTGGAAATCAGGAGATCCTTCTCTTCATCAACAGCCTTGCAAGAAAGGttaagaagaaaggatggtgacaTGAGTTCATCTTGA